Proteins encoded by one window of Cellvibrio sp. KY-GH-1:
- a CDS encoding efflux RND transporter periplasmic adaptor subunit, which yields MKPHSPRLWVPVAIGALVLGIAIGANLHLVADTATSVPDPVKQEPKVLYWYDPMVPDQHFDKPGKSPFMDMELVPKYAEAGKQESAMSLSPSLVQNLGLRTAKVERLPVKQVLDVTGQLQFNERRQAILQLRAAGFIEKVWPLAMGDRVISGQPIAELHIPEWLDAQNELLSQPVASNTQRLKTLRTRLLLLGMPESLIKQVEKTRQPETRITLTSPIDGVITLLGVKNGMALDSGATLAQINGTETLWLEAAIPEGLSGALRTGDSARFRSANPEDPALTGHIDQVLPTLNSTTRARIARIVLDNPEGILTSGTTGQVTIQSGGKETALFIPTEAVIRTGKRTLVMVVEAEGQFRPVAVTPGQEMGDQTLIGKGLEEGQTVVASGQFLLDSEASFLGLTPEPAKGEHDHD from the coding sequence ATGAAACCTCATTCACCACGCCTGTGGGTGCCCGTTGCAATAGGCGCCCTCGTACTGGGTATCGCCATAGGTGCGAACTTGCATCTTGTGGCAGATACCGCCACCTCGGTACCCGATCCAGTCAAGCAGGAACCCAAGGTACTTTATTGGTATGACCCTATGGTACCCGACCAGCATTTTGATAAGCCGGGCAAGTCGCCCTTTATGGATATGGAACTGGTGCCTAAATATGCCGAGGCGGGCAAGCAGGAATCTGCCATGAGCCTGTCGCCGTCGCTAGTCCAGAATCTCGGTCTGCGTACGGCCAAAGTCGAACGCTTGCCGGTCAAACAAGTGCTGGATGTTACCGGGCAGCTGCAATTCAATGAGCGTCGTCAAGCCATTTTGCAGTTGCGGGCTGCCGGGTTTATCGAAAAAGTCTGGCCACTTGCTATGGGTGATCGAGTCATCTCAGGTCAACCCATTGCGGAGTTACACATACCAGAATGGCTTGATGCGCAAAATGAATTGCTGTCTCAACCGGTAGCCAGCAACACCCAACGGTTAAAGACCCTGCGTACACGGCTCTTGTTACTGGGGATGCCTGAATCCTTAATTAAACAGGTTGAAAAAACACGTCAACCGGAAACACGGATCACGCTCACGTCGCCCATCGACGGAGTGATCACGCTACTGGGTGTCAAAAACGGTATGGCGTTGGATAGCGGCGCAACACTCGCGCAAATCAATGGCACCGAGACCTTGTGGTTAGAAGCGGCAATTCCTGAAGGACTATCCGGCGCATTGCGGACTGGTGATTCCGCCAGATTCAGGTCAGCCAATCCTGAAGATCCAGCACTTACAGGACACATCGACCAGGTATTGCCAACCCTCAATTCCACCACGCGTGCACGCATCGCCCGGATAGTGCTGGATAATCCCGAGGGGATCCTCACTTCGGGTACAACTGGACAAGTCACCATTCAATCCGGAGGCAAGGAAACGGCGCTTTTTATACCGACCGAAGCGGTTATTCGCACCGGTAAACGCACGCTGGTTATGGTTGTCGAGGCGGAGGGACAGTTTCGGCCAGTCGCTGTCACTCCCGGTCAGGAAATGGGCGATCAAACCCTTATTGGCAAGGGATTAGAGGAAGGTCAAACAGTCGTGGCCAGCGGTCAATTTTTGCTGGATTCCGAAGCGTCGTTTCTTGGGCTAACACCGGAACCAGCCAAAGGGGAGCACGACCATGATTAG
- a CDS encoding TolC family protein, with the protein MRFFSTVIARLAITILCYSPWVTAAPTESIRLDDALKATLQYNPELSGYRFKEDALKGEQQTAALRPEYRLAAELENVAGSGELRGTQASELTIAVSSVIELGDKRDARLGVVTARQQQLQSEQRLLTLDLLSDVTRQFLQLIAAQEQLAIRTEADQLARNTMDSLRKLVQAGRIPEAELLRAEAGLARTSIALQQARQQVRGERLRLSGYWADPTPDFQTAQGDLYALPPSISLPELESRLDANPDLTMLATEIDLRAAELREARSNRRGDLEWSAGIRRLEETGDSAAVVGLSMPLGTTKRATGVIATATAQQAGAEQAHRSTRIRLQAELAGLFEEQQQAVSELEMLRTRVVPALKRALQETAQGFDLGRYSYLELTLAQGELLDAQLAVIDAAQRVQYTRIELERLTGAAFTEQHTEVAP; encoded by the coding sequence ATGCGTTTTTTTTCTACCGTGATCGCACGTCTGGCGATCACAATCCTGTGCTATTCCCCTTGGGTAACGGCAGCACCCACGGAGTCGATCCGACTGGACGATGCGCTTAAGGCAACACTCCAATACAACCCCGAGCTATCCGGATACCGATTCAAGGAAGACGCCCTGAAAGGCGAACAACAAACAGCCGCATTGCGTCCGGAATATCGGCTCGCGGCTGAACTCGAAAATGTTGCCGGTTCCGGAGAGCTGCGCGGTACACAAGCCAGCGAATTGACTATCGCCGTCTCCTCGGTGATCGAGTTGGGCGATAAGCGTGATGCCCGTTTGGGCGTGGTCACGGCGCGGCAGCAACAATTGCAATCTGAACAACGGCTACTCACGCTGGATTTGCTATCGGATGTAACCCGGCAATTTTTGCAACTGATCGCCGCGCAAGAGCAGTTGGCAATACGCACCGAAGCCGACCAACTTGCCCGCAATACCATGGACTCCCTTCGCAAATTGGTACAAGCCGGGCGCATTCCGGAAGCAGAGCTGCTACGCGCTGAAGCAGGACTTGCTCGCACCTCGATTGCCTTACAACAAGCAAGACAGCAAGTTCGCGGTGAACGCCTCCGGTTGTCGGGCTATTGGGCAGACCCCACCCCTGATTTTCAGACTGCTCAAGGTGATTTGTACGCGTTACCCCCATCCATCTCCTTACCCGAACTTGAGTCGCGTCTGGATGCAAACCCTGATTTAACCATGCTGGCCACCGAGATTGACTTGCGGGCAGCAGAGCTGCGCGAAGCCCGTTCGAACCGGCGGGGAGATCTGGAATGGAGTGCAGGTATCCGGCGGCTTGAAGAAACCGGTGACTCAGCGGCTGTAGTTGGCCTGAGTATGCCGCTGGGTACAACAAAACGCGCTACGGGTGTCATCGCCACAGCGACAGCGCAGCAAGCCGGTGCCGAGCAAGCCCACCGCAGTACCCGTATTCGCCTTCAGGCTGAATTAGCTGGCCTTTTTGAAGAGCAACAGCAAGCAGTGAGCGAACTTGAAATGCTTCGTACCCGCGTGGTACCGGCATTAAAACGTGCACTGCAGGAGACCGCCCAAGGATTTGATCTGGGCCGGTACAGCTATCTGGAATTGACCCTCGCCCAAGGGGAGCTGCTGGATGCACAACTCGCCGTAATCGATGCTGCACAACGTGTGCAGTACACCCGGATTGAACTGGAGCGGCTGACAGGTGCCGCATTTACCGAACAACACACCGAGGTTGCACCATGA
- a CDS encoding cation transporter, with protein MSDCDCEVELKDGEQRTVLYWLLSINAVMFILELGVGWFAQSTGLIADSLDMLADAIVYGIALYAVGRAITDKAKAALVSGYFQLLLAAIILIDIVRRVVFGSEPASQLMIGMGLVALAANVTCLLLIQKHRHGEVHMRASWIFSTNDVLANLGVIISGALVAWVGSRWPDIIIGSLIVILILRGAWLILSDAKRELKEHRAPAPCCDKPCGSSQNSGHE; from the coding sequence ATGAGTGATTGCGACTGCGAAGTTGAGTTAAAGGACGGTGAACAAAGGACTGTTCTCTATTGGTTGCTGAGCATCAATGCCGTTATGTTTATATTGGAGCTAGGGGTTGGCTGGTTTGCCCAATCTACCGGTTTGATTGCAGACTCACTGGATATGCTGGCGGACGCCATCGTATATGGCATTGCACTGTACGCAGTGGGTCGGGCCATTACTGACAAAGCAAAAGCGGCACTGGTGAGCGGGTATTTTCAGTTGTTGCTGGCAGCAATCATCCTGATCGACATTGTCCGGCGCGTTGTGTTTGGCAGTGAACCTGCATCGCAACTCATGATAGGTATGGGACTGGTTGCACTGGCCGCCAACGTCACCTGCCTGTTATTAATTCAGAAGCATCGTCATGGCGAAGTGCACATGCGAGCAAGCTGGATTTTTTCCACCAACGATGTGCTGGCAAATCTTGGGGTGATTATCAGTGGCGCGCTAGTGGCTTGGGTGGGTTCACGCTGGCCGGACATCATCATTGGCAGTCTAATTGTCATCCTGATTTTGCGCGGGGCCTGGCTGATTTTGAGCGATGCCAAACGAGAGTTGAAAGAGCACCGTGCTCCGGCACCATGCTGCGATAAACCTTGTGGATCCTCACAAAATAGTGGACACGAATGA
- a CDS encoding efflux RND transporter permease subunit — translation MVDALIQFSIARRWLILFFVVVIAVAGIWNYQRLPIDAVPDITNVQVQINTQAPGYSPLEVEQRITYLVEVAIAGLPHVESTRSISRYALSQVTVVFEDGTDIYFARNILNERLQQVKSQLPSSIEPEMGPVATGLGEIFHYSVHADPKARQPNGEPYDAMALRTLQDWIIRPQLRLVPGVTEINTIGGFEKQLHITPDPALMLAYGVVFDDLVDALKNNNTNIGAGYIEKNGEQYLIRAPGQLADIAAIKTVIIGRRDGVPVTIGDLAQVGLGNELRTGAATRDGEETVLGTAVMLVGENSRIVSRAVAAKLDDINRTLPNGVTAEAVYDRTALVEKTISTVQKNLLEGAILVVVVLLVMLGNVRAALLTALVIPLSMLILMTGMVQTKVSANLMSLGALDFGLIVDGAVIIVENCLLRLAQRQHHVGQLLSLEERLETVFRATREVFTPSLISVLVVILVNIPILALTGVEGKMFIPMALTVIMALLGALVLSLTFVPAALALCMTGRIEEKESRIIAKSRAAYGPTLDMALHRRVPILISAVVLVIGSGWLASRMGTEFIPELDEHDIAVQALRIPGTSLSQSVEMQFQVEHALKAVPEVNTVFARVGTAEVASDPMGPNVSDGYVMLKDNADWPDPDKPKAEVLEAIEEALEKVPGNAYEISQPIQMRVNELISGVRSDLGVKIYGDDLEQLRTAGNRIAAVLNRIEGAEEVKIEQTEGLPILSVEADRDILLRYGLNISEVQDTLAAATGGEEAGQMFDGDQRFELVVRLPEILRNDLKALSNLPIPLPDGGYVPLGEVARITLAPGANQISRENGKRRLVVTANVSDRDLGGFVAEAQEKIAQQVKLPPGYWLDYGGTFEQLQSASARLTLLVPLTLLMIFALLLMTFGSARDALLVFSGVPLALTGGVIFLWLRDIPLSITAGVGFITLSGVAVLTGVMMVSAFRDGLKSGLPLEVAIREGAMLRLRPILMVALVAALGFLPMALNTGTGAEVQRPLATVVIGGIISSTILTLLVLPGLYRMAYRETLKGQ, via the coding sequence ATGGTTGATGCACTGATCCAATTTTCTATCGCGCGCCGATGGCTGATTTTGTTTTTCGTAGTGGTCATTGCGGTAGCCGGAATCTGGAATTACCAGCGCCTGCCTATCGATGCGGTGCCGGACATTACCAATGTCCAGGTCCAGATCAATACTCAGGCTCCAGGCTATTCACCCCTGGAAGTCGAGCAGCGAATCACTTACCTAGTTGAGGTGGCCATTGCCGGACTGCCCCATGTAGAAAGTACCCGATCTATCTCCCGGTATGCGCTGTCCCAAGTGACTGTTGTGTTTGAAGACGGCACGGATATTTACTTTGCGCGCAATATCCTCAACGAACGCCTGCAACAGGTAAAAAGTCAATTGCCGTCCAGCATTGAACCGGAGATGGGGCCAGTAGCAACGGGGCTGGGTGAGATTTTTCACTATTCAGTACACGCCGATCCCAAAGCACGTCAACCCAATGGCGAACCTTACGATGCCATGGCGCTACGCACCTTGCAGGACTGGATAATACGCCCGCAATTACGCCTGGTGCCGGGGGTTACCGAGATCAACACCATCGGCGGTTTCGAAAAGCAGCTTCATATCACCCCGGATCCAGCACTAATGCTGGCTTATGGTGTGGTATTTGATGATCTCGTTGATGCACTCAAAAATAACAACACCAACATCGGGGCTGGTTATATCGAAAAAAACGGCGAGCAATACCTGATTCGGGCACCGGGTCAGCTCGCCGATATTGCAGCGATTAAAACCGTGATTATCGGGCGTCGTGACGGGGTTCCAGTGACGATTGGCGATCTGGCACAGGTGGGGCTGGGTAACGAATTGCGTACCGGCGCTGCTACTCGCGATGGTGAGGAAACCGTGCTCGGTACGGCTGTCATGCTGGTCGGTGAAAACAGCCGAATCGTATCTCGCGCTGTGGCCGCCAAGCTTGACGACATCAACCGCACCTTACCAAATGGAGTGACGGCAGAAGCCGTATATGACCGCACCGCATTAGTGGAAAAGACCATCTCTACAGTACAAAAGAATCTGCTGGAAGGTGCAATTTTGGTCGTCGTTGTGCTGTTGGTCATGCTTGGCAATGTCCGCGCCGCACTGCTCACCGCCCTGGTGATTCCTCTGTCCATGCTCATTCTCATGACCGGGATGGTACAGACCAAAGTCAGTGCAAACCTGATGAGTCTCGGTGCACTGGATTTTGGCCTTATCGTGGATGGTGCCGTGATCATTGTTGAGAACTGCCTGCTGCGACTTGCCCAACGCCAACACCATGTGGGCCAGCTTCTGAGTCTGGAGGAACGGTTGGAAACAGTGTTCAGGGCAACCCGTGAAGTGTTCACGCCTAGTCTTATCAGTGTGCTGGTGGTGATCCTGGTGAATATTCCCATCCTCGCGCTAACCGGCGTGGAAGGCAAAATGTTCATCCCGATGGCGCTCACAGTGATCATGGCTTTACTCGGTGCGCTAGTACTGTCCTTGACCTTCGTTCCAGCGGCACTGGCACTGTGTATGACGGGCAGGATCGAGGAAAAGGAAAGCCGGATAATCGCCAAATCTCGCGCTGCTTACGGACCGACACTCGACATGGCACTTCACCGCCGTGTACCCATCCTGATCAGCGCGGTGGTATTGGTGATTGGATCCGGCTGGCTGGCGTCCCGCATGGGTACCGAGTTTATTCCAGAACTGGATGAACACGATATTGCAGTGCAAGCCTTACGGATTCCCGGTACGAGCCTCAGCCAGTCTGTGGAGATGCAATTCCAGGTGGAGCATGCATTGAAAGCGGTACCCGAGGTAAATACCGTTTTTGCCCGGGTCGGTACCGCCGAAGTGGCAAGTGACCCTATGGGACCCAATGTTTCCGATGGGTATGTCATGTTGAAAGATAACGCGGACTGGCCGGATCCGGACAAGCCCAAGGCGGAGGTACTTGAAGCCATTGAAGAAGCCTTGGAAAAAGTCCCTGGCAATGCCTACGAAATCAGCCAACCCATCCAGATGCGGGTTAATGAATTGATCTCCGGTGTCCGCTCCGATCTGGGTGTGAAAATCTATGGCGACGATTTGGAACAGTTGCGCACAGCCGGAAACCGTATTGCTGCCGTGCTTAACCGCATTGAGGGCGCTGAAGAGGTGAAGATCGAACAGACAGAGGGTTTACCCATCCTCTCTGTGGAAGCTGATCGGGATATCTTGTTGCGTTACGGCCTGAACATTTCCGAGGTCCAGGACACGCTGGCTGCCGCGACGGGCGGTGAAGAGGCAGGACAGATGTTTGATGGCGACCAGCGCTTTGAACTGGTGGTCCGGCTTCCAGAAATTCTGCGCAATGACCTGAAGGCACTCTCCAATTTACCCATTCCCCTCCCGGACGGCGGTTATGTCCCCTTGGGTGAAGTTGCCCGTATCACCCTGGCTCCCGGTGCCAACCAAATCAGCCGTGAGAACGGCAAGCGACGGCTGGTGGTGACAGCCAACGTAAGTGATCGGGATCTGGGCGGGTTTGTGGCCGAAGCACAAGAAAAAATCGCGCAGCAGGTCAAGCTGCCACCAGGCTACTGGCTCGATTACGGTGGAACCTTCGAACAGTTACAGTCCGCATCTGCGCGCCTAACACTACTGGTGCCTTTGACCTTACTGATGATTTTCGCATTGCTATTGATGACTTTTGGTTCGGCCAGGGATGCGCTGCTTGTGTTCAGTGGTGTTCCACTGGCGCTTACGGGCGGAGTCATTTTCCTGTGGCTACGGGACATTCCGTTGTCGATTACAGCAGGTGTAGGTTTTATCACCCTATCCGGTGTCGCGGTATTGACCGGGGTGATGATGGTGTCGGCATTCCGCGATGGGTTGAAGAGCGGCTTACCATTGGAAGTTGCCATTCGCGAGGGCGCCATGCTGCGGTTACGGCCGATATTGATGGTAGCGCTGGTAGCGGCATTGGGCTTCCTGCCTATGGCATTAAATACTGGTACCGGCGCAGAAGTGCAACGGCCATTAGCTACGGTGGTCATTGGCGGGATTATTTCATCCACCATATTGACCCTGCTGGTCTTGCCGGGCTTATACCGTATGGCTTATCGCGAAACACTAAAAGGTCAATAA
- a CDS encoding efflux RND transporter permease subunit has product MISRVIHWSIAHRVLVLLVSLLLTGWGIWAVKTTPVDALPDLSDVQVIIRTSFPGQAPELVENQVTYPLASKMLSVPGASNVRGYSLYGDSFVYVLFEDGTDLYWARSRVLESLSQVQAQLPRGAIPSLGPDATGVGWIFQYALIDKTGGHDIAQLRALQDWFLRFELAPLPDVSEVAAIGGMVNQYQVILDPVRLAAYNVSHGTVIAAIQQANQETGGGVVVAGEAELMVRARGYLHTAEDFKAIPIALVNNIPVTLGDVATIQRGPEMRRGIAELDGEGEVTGGVVVMRSGGNARATIAAVKEKLAQLQSSLPTGVEILTTYDRSSLIDRAVTNLSHKLLEEFLVVALVCAVFLWHWRSALVAIVALPLGVLVAFIVMRYQGINANIMSLGGIAIAIGAMVDAAIVMIENAHKHLERWQHEHPAQDLEDGPRWQVLAQAAAEVGAALFFSLLIVTLSFIPVFTLEAQEGRLFGPLAFTKTYAMAAAAGLSITLIPVLMGYWIRGRIPEENSNPLNRWLIRVYQPLLAGVLGYPRITLVMAGIILLTTAWPLYRLGSEFLPPLDEGDLLYMPSALPGLSAQQASQLLQQTDRLIKSVPEVARVFGKAGRSNSATDPAPMEMFETTIQFKPLDQWRPGMTPEKLMAELDAKVKVPGLANLWIPPIRNRIDMLATGIKSPIGVKIAGQSLADIDQIANQVEQVAKTIPGVSSAVAERTGGGRYLDITFNRPTLARYGLSMAQAQSVVSSLIGGENIGEVIDGRARFPINVRYPRDWRDSIGKLQNLPVITPMGMQITLGAIATITVTDGPSMVKSENARPIGIVYIDVRDRDLGSTVEALQKAIQKNVTLSPGTSISYAGQFEFMERANARLQWIIPATLAIVLVLLFLTFSRLDEALLIMGTLPFALTGGIWLLYLMDYNLSVATAVGFIALAGVSAEFGVIMLLYLKQAWQRRIEVGTTSEQDLVDAIQEGAVLRVRPKMMTVTVIVAGLLPIFLGSGTGSEIMGRIAAPMVGGMLTAPLLSLFVLPAAYWLLRSRSR; this is encoded by the coding sequence ATGATTAGCCGTGTTATTCATTGGTCCATCGCCCACCGGGTGCTGGTATTGCTGGTGTCATTGCTGCTAACCGGTTGGGGCATCTGGGCCGTGAAAACCACGCCGGTTGACGCCTTGCCAGATCTCTCCGATGTGCAAGTAATTATCCGTACATCCTTTCCAGGGCAAGCACCGGAGTTGGTGGAAAACCAAGTGACTTACCCGCTAGCCAGCAAAATGCTCTCGGTGCCGGGTGCCAGCAACGTGCGGGGCTATTCGCTGTATGGAGATAGTTTTGTCTATGTCCTGTTTGAGGATGGTACAGACCTTTATTGGGCGCGCTCACGTGTCCTTGAATCATTGAGCCAAGTGCAGGCCCAATTACCACGCGGAGCAATACCGTCGCTGGGGCCTGATGCCACTGGTGTGGGATGGATCTTCCAATACGCCTTGATTGACAAAACCGGTGGGCATGATATCGCCCAATTACGCGCACTTCAGGACTGGTTCCTCCGCTTTGAATTGGCACCGTTGCCGGATGTTTCGGAAGTCGCCGCCATTGGTGGCATGGTCAATCAATACCAAGTAATACTGGATCCGGTTCGGCTCGCCGCCTACAACGTCTCGCACGGTACCGTAATTGCGGCTATCCAGCAGGCCAACCAGGAAACCGGTGGTGGCGTGGTGGTCGCTGGCGAGGCGGAACTGATGGTGCGTGCCCGTGGTTACCTGCATACGGCAGAGGACTTCAAGGCAATTCCTATTGCGCTGGTTAATAACATCCCGGTGACACTGGGGGATGTTGCAACAATCCAGCGGGGGCCGGAAATGCGCCGAGGCATCGCTGAACTGGACGGTGAAGGTGAAGTCACCGGCGGTGTGGTAGTCATGCGTTCAGGCGGGAATGCTCGTGCAACTATCGCCGCTGTTAAGGAAAAATTGGCGCAATTGCAAAGCAGCTTGCCAACGGGTGTTGAGATACTCACCACCTATGACCGCAGCAGCCTGATTGATCGCGCAGTAACAAATCTCAGCCACAAATTACTGGAGGAGTTTCTAGTAGTGGCGCTGGTGTGCGCTGTTTTTCTTTGGCACTGGCGCTCTGCGTTGGTGGCGATTGTGGCCCTACCGCTTGGGGTGTTGGTGGCCTTCATCGTCATGCGCTACCAGGGCATCAATGCCAACATTATGTCGCTGGGTGGTATCGCCATTGCCATCGGCGCCATGGTAGATGCAGCCATTGTGATGATTGAAAATGCGCATAAGCACCTGGAGCGCTGGCAACACGAACATCCCGCACAAGATTTGGAAGATGGACCTCGCTGGCAGGTACTGGCTCAGGCAGCCGCCGAAGTTGGAGCAGCGTTGTTTTTCTCCCTGCTGATTGTGACTCTATCATTCATCCCGGTGTTCACATTGGAGGCGCAGGAAGGACGCCTATTCGGTCCGCTGGCCTTCACTAAAACCTATGCGATGGCTGCTGCGGCTGGGTTATCCATTACCCTGATTCCGGTACTAATGGGCTATTGGATTCGTGGCCGTATTCCAGAAGAGAATAGTAATCCACTCAATCGCTGGCTGATTCGGGTGTATCAACCCTTGCTGGCAGGAGTACTGGGTTATCCGCGTATCACGCTTGTAATGGCCGGGATTATCCTGTTGACCACAGCATGGCCGCTATACCGGTTGGGCAGTGAGTTCCTGCCGCCACTTGATGAGGGTGATTTGCTCTACATGCCCAGTGCCTTGCCAGGACTCAGCGCGCAACAAGCTAGCCAATTGCTGCAACAAACTGATCGTCTTATTAAATCCGTGCCGGAAGTCGCCCGCGTGTTTGGCAAGGCAGGCCGCAGCAATAGTGCGACGGATCCCGCACCGATGGAAATGTTTGAAACTACCATCCAGTTCAAACCTCTTGACCAGTGGCGCCCCGGCATGACACCGGAAAAACTCATGGCCGAGCTGGATGCAAAGGTCAAAGTACCGGGTCTTGCGAACTTGTGGATACCTCCTATCCGCAACCGCATCGACATGCTTGCCACCGGCATCAAAAGCCCAATCGGGGTCAAAATAGCAGGCCAATCTCTGGCGGATATCGATCAGATAGCAAATCAAGTGGAGCAAGTTGCCAAAACCATTCCGGGAGTTTCCTCGGCGGTAGCGGAGCGAACCGGCGGTGGCCGCTATCTCGACATTACTTTTAATCGACCGACACTGGCGCGTTATGGGCTCAGTATGGCCCAGGCACAGTCCGTGGTGAGCAGCTTGATTGGCGGCGAGAACATCGGTGAAGTAATTGATGGCCGGGCGCGCTTTCCCATCAATGTCCGTTATCCCCGTGACTGGCGGGACAGTATTGGCAAATTGCAGAATCTGCCAGTAATTACACCGATGGGCATGCAGATCACATTGGGAGCCATCGCGACCATTACAGTGACCGATGGACCCAGTATGGTCAAAAGCGAAAATGCCCGTCCAATCGGTATCGTGTATATCGATGTGCGCGACCGGGACTTGGGATCGACAGTGGAGGCATTACAAAAGGCTATTCAAAAAAACGTTACGCTCTCGCCCGGAACCAGTATCAGCTATGCAGGGCAATTTGAATTTATGGAGCGGGCCAATGCTCGATTGCAATGGATAATTCCAGCAACGCTCGCCATTGTCCTGGTGCTGCTATTTCTAACCTTTTCCCGATTGGATGAAGCCTTGTTGATCATGGGAACCCTGCCATTCGCGTTGACTGGCGGTATCTGGCTGTTGTATCTGATGGACTACAATCTTTCGGTTGCCACCGCCGTCGGTTTTATCGCTCTTGCCGGGGTATCTGCTGAATTTGGTGTCATTATGTTGCTGTACCTGAAACAGGCTTGGCAGCGACGCATCGAGGTAGGAACAACCAGTGAGCAGGATTTGGTGGATGCTATTCAGGAAGGTGCCGTGTTGCGGGTGCGTCCCAAGATGATGACTGTGACGGTCATTGTTGCGGGTTTGCTGCCGATCTTTCTGGGTAGCGGTACTGGCTCGGAAATCATGGGACGCATTGCCGCCCCCATGGTCGGCGGTATGCTGACTGCGCCCTTATTGTCACTCTTTGTCTTGCCTGCGGCTTATTGGCTATTGCGCAGCAGAAGTCGGTAA
- the cadR gene encoding Cd(II)/Pb(II)-responsive transcriptional regulator encodes MKIGALAKQTGLSVQTIRFYEQEGLVPIPQRTEGNYRLYDIESLRQLGFIKQCRNLGLKLDEIRELIKYQATPEEACKEINHIVDAHVQEVDARITELTVLREQLVGLRRQCDSERSVKDCGILRNLLEQG; translated from the coding sequence ATGAAAATTGGAGCCTTGGCAAAACAAACAGGTTTGTCAGTTCAAACAATCCGGTTCTATGAACAGGAAGGGTTGGTGCCAATTCCACAACGTACGGAAGGCAACTATCGGCTTTACGATATCGAATCGTTACGACAATTAGGATTTATCAAACAATGCCGTAACCTGGGTCTTAAGCTTGATGAAATACGGGAATTAATTAAATATCAGGCTACACCAGAAGAAGCCTGCAAAGAGATCAACCATATTGTTGATGCGCACGTGCAAGAAGTCGATGCGCGAATCACTGAATTAACAGTATTGCGTGAACAATTGGTGGGGTTGCGCAGACAATGTGATAGTGAACGGTCGGTTAAAGATTGCGGTATCTTGCGAAACCTGCTTGAGCAGGGTTAG
- a CDS encoding efflux RND transporter periplasmic adaptor subunit — protein sequence MACVLALACIVSSLPVAHAADKDDEKHTEHEGAKKSPKQVDKDEKSEEDEEHEADGKIKLTAEQLRKAGIQIVKAGPVSVRQTLPLYGVVTPNAEGFQHIAARFPGVIRQLARKPGDNVSAGEVLATIESNESLKVYNVTATVSGVITNRQGAVGEQTTDTPLFTIMNAATVSVDLNVFPRAVGQVKSGQPVLIQQPQRQLEAEGRLEYVSGIANPVNQSIIARASLKNTEGHWIPGHFVNAEVILSETPAAVAVRNEALQTLDGETVVFVKEADGFEARPIQTGRTDHRYTEIVSGLVAGESYVAVNSFILKADLGKESIEDDD from the coding sequence ATGGCTTGCGTTCTGGCATTGGCCTGTATTGTAAGCAGTCTCCCTGTAGCTCACGCGGCGGATAAGGACGACGAGAAACATACGGAACATGAAGGAGCCAAGAAATCGCCCAAACAGGTCGATAAAGATGAAAAATCCGAAGAGGATGAAGAGCATGAGGCGGATGGAAAAATCAAATTGACTGCCGAGCAATTACGCAAGGCCGGTATTCAAATCGTCAAAGCAGGACCGGTTTCCGTTCGTCAAACATTGCCGCTGTACGGTGTCGTAACGCCCAATGCCGAGGGCTTCCAACATATCGCAGCACGCTTTCCCGGTGTTATCAGACAGTTGGCCCGCAAACCAGGAGACAATGTTTCTGCGGGTGAAGTGCTGGCGACCATTGAAAGCAACGAAAGCCTCAAGGTGTACAACGTGACTGCTACGGTCTCCGGTGTAATTACCAACCGTCAGGGTGCCGTAGGTGAACAAACCACAGACACACCTTTGTTTACCATCATGAATGCTGCGACCGTCTCCGTAGATTTGAATGTTTTCCCCCGGGCTGTTGGTCAGGTCAAGTCAGGCCAGCCAGTCCTTATCCAGCAACCACAACGCCAGTTGGAAGCAGAAGGCCGATTGGAGTATGTGAGTGGAATCGCCAACCCGGTTAACCAGTCCATCATTGCCCGTGCCTCATTAAAAAATACCGAAGGCCATTGGATACCAGGGCATTTTGTGAATGCAGAGGTCATTCTTTCGGAAACCCCGGCCGCCGTGGCAGTACGCAATGAAGCCCTGCAAACCCTAGATGGAGAGACGGTTGTATTTGTTAAAGAAGCTGACGGCTTTGAAGCTCGGCCAATTCAAACCGGGCGTACCGATCACCGTTACACCGAAATTGTCAGCGGTCTGGTGGCAGGTGAATCCTATGTCGCAGTTAACAGCTTTATCCTGAAAGCAGATCTGGGCAAGGAGAGCATTGAAGATGACGATTAA